The following are encoded together in the Daucus carota subsp. sativus chromosome 5, DH1 v3.0, whole genome shotgun sequence genome:
- the LOC108223489 gene encoding photosystem II 10 kDa polypeptide, chloroplastic, translating to MASIVMNSLSLKPSGLKVAAPARGLPSLARPTSFKVQASGVKKIKTDTPYGTGGGMNLRDGKDASGRKPTGKGVYQYVDKYGANVDGYSPIYDRNEWSESGDRYAGGTTGLLIWAVTLAGILGGGALLVYSTSALAS from the exons ATGGCAAGTATAGTGATGAACTCATTGAGTTTGAAGCCTTCTGGACTGAAAGTAGCAGCCCCTGCCAGAGGCCTTCCTTCACTTGCTAGGCCCACTTCCTTCAAGGTTCAAGCCAGTGGTGTCAAGAAGATCAAAACTGATACCCCTTATG GAACTGGTGGCGGCATGAACTTGAGGGATGGTAAAGATGCATCCGGAAGGAAGCCAACG GGCAAGGGTGTGTACCAGTATGTGGACAAATATGGTGCTAATGTTGATGGATACAG TCCCATCTATGACCGTAATGAATGGTCTGAAAGCGGTGATCGATATGCAGGAg GCACAACTGGTTTGTTGATATGGGCCGTGACTCTTGCTGGTATTCTTGGAGGAGGAGCACTACTTGTTTACAGCACAAGTGCTTTGGCAAGTTAA
- the LOC108222247 gene encoding uncharacterized protein LOC108222247, translating to MASACINNLALSPDRFLDRPTSFSSFGWFSPRMSRGRDQEEASRSSSVKPAPVSPSKTVATTEIIELDYEVFEKDFEFQVEDPVKILPADELFSDGKLIPLQLSAFQPPENSSESRLLDTAKAHESCSIVELDPYLFSPRAPRCATRWKELLGLKRLSQNNAKQDNQKPMASGIINNKSLKHLLHRSSKLPPIDSSLSFPLLRDRDEVISVPSRLSLSSSSSGYDRAEMPRLSLDAERRINSNKNSSRIRLVKHREGKISRSPVPRQVDNNSVTVLGRGVSLDSPRMNSSGKIVFHSLERSSSSPGSFNGGPRCQNRGVERSYSANVRVTPVLNVPVCSKSGNVFGFPLFSAPSHKRDCGAACGNSSRSHHHQQISSKNKTDRS from the coding sequence ATGGCTTCAGCTTGTATTAATAATCTTGCATTGTCGCCGGACCGGTTTCTGGACCGGCCAACGAGTTTTTCGTCGTTCGGTTGGTTCAGTCCTCGAATGTCCCGTGGCCGTGACCAAGAAGAAGCTTCTAGATCTTCCTCTGTTAAACCTGCACCAGTTTCTCCATCAAAAACGGTAGCCACTACTGAAATCATTGAATTAGACTATGAAGTTTTCGAGAAGGATTTCGAGTTTCAGGTTGAAGATCCGGTTAAAATACTCCCGGCTGATGAGTTATTCTCCGACGGCAAGTTAATACCGCTTCAACTTTCCGCATTCCAGCCACCGGAAAATTCGTCGGAGAGCAGGTTGCTGGATACTGCTAAAGCTCACGAGAGCTGTTCGATTGTTGAATTGGATCCCTACTTGTTTTCACCGAGGGCGCCGAGGTGCGCTACTCGGTGGAAGGAGCTTCTCGGATTGAAGAGACTGTCGCAGAACAATGCGAAACAGGATAATCAGAAACCGATGGCTTCTGGAATCATCAATAACAAATCTCTCAAGCATTTGCTTCATAGAAGCTCGAAATTACCTCCAATTGACTCGTCTCTTAGCTTTCCTCTGCTAAGAGACAGAGATGAGGTAATTTCAGTGCCGTCTCGTTTGTCCTTATCATCATCGTCCTCTGGTTATGATCGCGCTGAGATGCCAAGGCTATCTCTTGATGCAGAGAGGCGTATTAATTCCAACAAGAATTCGAGTAGGATTAGATTAGTGAAGCATAGAGAAGGTAAAATCAGCAGAAGTCCTGTGCCGAGACAGGTAGATAACAATTCAGTAACCGTGTTAGGCCGTGGAGTTTCTCTGGATAGTCCGCGTATGAATTCATCAGGAAAAATCGTGTTTCATAGCTTAGAGAGGAGTTCAAGTAGTCCTGGTAGTTTCAATGGGGGTCCTCGATGCCAAAACCGTGGAGTGGAGAGGTCATATTCAGCAAATGTTAGAGTGACTCCGGTGCTCAATGTTCCTGTTTGTTCAAAGTCTGGTAATGTATTTGGTTTTCCCCTCTTTTCTGCTCCCTCGCATAAGAGAGATTGTGGCGCTGCCTGTGGTAATTCAAGCCGGAGCCATCATCACCAGCAAATTAGCAGCAAGAACAAAACGGATCGATCCTGA